One window of the Archangium primigenium genome contains the following:
- a CDS encoding phage tail protein, which yields MKRDDIARLLPGIFQRTRGEGTLLEGLLGVMEALHAPAEAALAQLPTFFHPARAPERFVPFLARWVDLELPVTTGLGRLRELVAAAVELSRWRGTARGLSLFLETATGRSDFVLEQRVPGPDGRPRPFHLRVRAPAALEPHRAMLEAIIAREKPASLTHELLFERPSPGAS from the coding sequence ATGAAGCGCGATGACATCGCCCGGCTCCTGCCGGGCATCTTCCAGCGCACCCGGGGCGAGGGCACGCTCCTGGAGGGCCTGCTGGGCGTCATGGAGGCCCTGCACGCGCCCGCCGAGGCGGCGCTGGCGCAGCTGCCCACGTTCTTCCACCCGGCGCGCGCGCCCGAGCGCTTCGTGCCCTTCCTGGCGCGGTGGGTGGACCTGGAGCTGCCCGTCACCACGGGCCTGGGCCGGCTGCGCGAGCTGGTGGCCGCGGCGGTGGAGCTGTCGCGCTGGCGTGGCACGGCCCGGGGCCTGTCGCTCTTCCTGGAAACGGCCACGGGCCGCTCGGACTTCGTGCTCGAGCAGCGGGTGCCCGGCCCGGACGGACGTCCCCGTCCCTTCCACCTGCGGGTGCGCGCCCCCGCGGCGCTGGAGCCCCACCGGGCGATGCTGGAAGCCATCATCGCCCGGGAAAAGCCCGCCTCCCTCACCCACGAGCTGCTCTTCGAGCGGCCTTCCCCAGGAGCGAGCTGA
- a CDS encoding putative baseplate assembly protein, with translation MPLPSPHLDDRDFQRLLEDARAHLARACPEWTDPSPHDPGQVLLELFAYLTDTLLYRLNRLPEKAYVEFLRLLGVRLQSPSAATARLRFTLPRPAERPVEIPRGTGVTTSRPPAGAEPIVFLTAEPVRIPPGAVEAEGLAHHGEQVEGEAVGVGTGQPGLSVTVRRPPIVAPTGDGRDLVVGVEARPEELTGRVPARTWGGKTFRLWHEVESFTHLPPDEPAFMVDRMTGTLTFAPAARMLEPDGALSAEPRTLAASPGAGRVIVVWYLRGGGLAGNVAAGALDTLKVALPGVRVTNPAPAVGGRAAETLENALVRGPQELHSLGRAITAQDYERLALRGAGAARARAFTQAHLWAHAVPGTVEVLLVPALPPQVRGPADEGVTQEALREHETDEALARVRAVLDERIALGTACQVSHARYKTVCVRARVVAHAAEDLAALERRSLARLHQALSPLPTPARPEGWPFGEALRASHVYDILLAEPGVSYVDQVRLRVDEVPREVRTLCEDAFQPRTFFAGGGEALLRTVSGADGWERVGRFPGEQVEVVETHPQRAGWVAVAARVADAPQHSRVHLSRDCGETWERATHTLDHVEDLAWTLRDGVPVLWLATRVGLFELTVGAEATTPLQVLVEPADHDLGFACVASAPDARGGVSLAVAGLGMRGVYLSHSGGQGFRPIGLKDQDVRVLEVQHDGPRAFLWAGLAAASGEDAGKGCLRRELLGAADPPDGWLAQDKGWDGGSCLALAFEGNVAHAATHRAGVLWMDASRRDAAWSRPGVDSGLPLRERERLFQPVQALAAAPEGGLLLVGGQAGCWRRRGAPGGGYVPCSTEEFTEKVTLPPTWLLVSGAHALEVVTVDEAR, from the coding sequence ATGCCCCTGCCCTCTCCCCACCTGGATGATCGGGACTTCCAGCGCCTGCTCGAGGACGCGCGCGCGCACCTCGCCCGCGCCTGTCCTGAATGGACGGACCCGAGCCCGCATGACCCCGGCCAGGTGCTGCTGGAGCTCTTCGCGTACCTGACGGACACGCTGCTCTACCGGCTCAACCGGCTGCCGGAGAAGGCCTACGTGGAGTTCCTGCGGCTGCTCGGCGTGCGCTTGCAGTCGCCGAGCGCCGCCACCGCGCGCCTGCGCTTCACCCTGCCGCGTCCCGCCGAGCGGCCCGTGGAGATTCCGCGCGGCACGGGGGTCACCACCTCGCGCCCTCCGGCCGGGGCCGAGCCCATCGTCTTCCTCACCGCCGAGCCGGTGCGCATTCCGCCCGGGGCCGTGGAGGCGGAGGGGCTCGCCCACCATGGCGAGCAGGTGGAGGGGGAAGCGGTGGGCGTGGGCACGGGCCAGCCCGGCCTGAGCGTGACGGTGCGGCGTCCGCCCATCGTGGCGCCCACGGGGGACGGGCGGGATCTGGTGGTGGGCGTGGAGGCGCGGCCCGAGGAGCTCACCGGCCGGGTGCCGGCGCGCACGTGGGGCGGCAAGACCTTCCGGCTGTGGCACGAGGTGGAGAGCTTCACCCACCTGCCGCCGGACGAGCCCGCCTTCATGGTCGACCGGATGACGGGCACCCTCACCTTCGCGCCGGCGGCGCGGATGCTCGAGCCGGACGGCGCCTTGTCCGCCGAGCCCCGGACGCTGGCGGCCAGTCCTGGCGCGGGGCGTGTGATCGTCGTGTGGTACCTGCGCGGCGGCGGGCTCGCGGGCAACGTGGCCGCGGGGGCCCTGGACACGCTCAAGGTGGCCCTGCCGGGCGTGCGGGTGACCAACCCCGCCCCCGCGGTGGGAGGCCGCGCCGCCGAGACGCTGGAGAACGCGCTGGTCCGGGGCCCGCAGGAGTTGCACTCGCTCGGGCGCGCCATCACCGCCCAGGACTACGAGCGCCTGGCGCTGCGCGGCGCGGGGGCGGCACGTGCCCGGGCCTTCACCCAGGCCCACCTGTGGGCCCACGCGGTGCCGGGCACGGTGGAGGTGCTGCTGGTGCCCGCGCTGCCGCCCCAGGTGCGCGGGCCCGCCGACGAGGGCGTCACCCAGGAGGCCCTGCGGGAGCACGAGACGGACGAGGCGCTGGCGCGGGTGCGCGCCGTGCTCGACGAGCGCATCGCCCTGGGCACCGCGTGCCAGGTGAGCCACGCGCGCTACAAGACAGTGTGCGTGCGGGCGCGGGTGGTGGCGCACGCGGCGGAGGACCTGGCCGCCCTGGAGCGTCGCTCGCTCGCGCGGCTGCACCAGGCGCTCTCCCCGCTGCCCACGCCCGCGCGGCCCGAGGGCTGGCCCTTCGGCGAGGCGCTGCGGGCCTCGCACGTCTACGACATCCTCCTGGCCGAGCCCGGGGTGAGCTACGTGGACCAGGTGCGCCTGCGGGTGGACGAAGTGCCCCGGGAGGTGCGCACGCTGTGCGAGGACGCCTTCCAGCCGAGGACCTTCTTCGCCGGAGGCGGCGAGGCCCTGCTGCGCACCGTGAGCGGCGCGGACGGCTGGGAGCGCGTGGGCCGCTTCCCGGGCGAGCAGGTGGAGGTGGTCGAGACGCATCCCCAGCGCGCGGGGTGGGTGGCCGTGGCGGCGCGCGTGGCGGACGCGCCCCAGCACTCGCGCGTCCACCTGTCGCGCGACTGCGGCGAGACGTGGGAGCGCGCCACGCACACGTTGGATCACGTGGAGGATCTCGCCTGGACGCTGCGCGACGGGGTGCCGGTGTTGTGGCTGGCCACGCGCGTGGGCCTCTTCGAGCTGACGGTGGGCGCCGAGGCCACCACGCCCCTGCAGGTGCTGGTGGAGCCGGCGGACCATGATCTGGGCTTCGCCTGCGTGGCCTCGGCGCCGGATGCGCGCGGGGGCGTGAGCCTGGCGGTGGCGGGCCTGGGGATGCGCGGCGTCTACCTCTCCCACTCGGGCGGCCAGGGGTTCCGGCCCATCGGCCTGAAGGATCAGGACGTGCGCGTGCTGGAGGTGCAGCACGACGGGCCCCGGGCCTTTCTCTGGGCGGGGCTCGCGGCGGCCAGCGGCGAGGACGCGGGCAAGGGCTGCCTGCGCCGCGAGCTGCTCGGCGCGGCGGATCCCCCGGACGGGTGGCTCGCGCAGGACAAGGGCTGGGACGGGGGGAGCTGCCTGGCGCTCGCCTTCGAGGGGAACGTGGCCCATGCCGCCACGCACCGCGCGGGCGTGCTGTGGATGGACGCGAGCCGGCGCGACGCCGCGTGGAGCCGCCCGGGGGTGGACAGTGGGCTGCCCCTGCGCGAGCGCGAGCGGCTCTTCCAGCCCGTGCAGGCCCTGGCGGCGGCGCCCGAGGGCGGACTGCTGCTCGTGGGCGGCCAGGCGGGCTGCTGGCGGCGGCGTGGGGCACCGGGGGGCGGCTATGTGCCCTGCTCCACCGAGGAGTTCACGGAGAAGGTGACGCTGCCGCCCACCTGGCTCCTCGTGTCGGGCGCGCACGCGCTCGAGGTGGTGACGGTCGATGAAGCGCGATGA
- a CDS encoding carboxypeptidase regulatory-like domain-containing protein produces MIETADQRVKAWVEGVVRHAPVSFGPPERAAGAAGVGLYLLELGPAPLPREQGRPATRLQLCYLVTTGGESPERAHALLGALVFAAQEQADFEVELAPPPLAVWAALGVLPQPAFRLRVPVTRERPAPSVPRVTQPLVVRAVPAVALRGRVLGPGDVPIAQAQVALPSLDLCVPTDAQGRFHFASVPAGTPLGRLEVRARGEVLSVRPEELPTEAGALRIRLALKEA; encoded by the coding sequence ATGATCGAGACAGCCGATCAACGCGTGAAGGCCTGGGTGGAGGGCGTGGTCCGCCATGCTCCGGTCTCGTTCGGACCGCCCGAGCGCGCGGCCGGGGCCGCCGGGGTGGGCCTCTACCTGTTGGAGCTCGGCCCCGCGCCGCTGCCCCGAGAGCAGGGTCGGCCCGCCACGCGCCTTCAGCTCTGCTACCTGGTCACCACGGGGGGCGAGTCCCCGGAGCGCGCCCATGCGCTGCTCGGCGCGCTCGTCTTCGCGGCCCAGGAGCAGGCGGACTTCGAGGTGGAGCTGGCGCCTCCGCCGCTGGCGGTGTGGGCGGCCCTGGGCGTGCTCCCCCAGCCGGCCTTCCGGTTGCGGGTGCCCGTCACGCGCGAGCGCCCCGCGCCGTCCGTGCCGCGGGTCACCCAGCCGCTCGTCGTCCGGGCCGTACCGGCGGTGGCGCTGCGCGGCCGGGTGCTGGGCCCCGGGGACGTGCCCATCGCCCAGGCCCAGGTGGCCCTGCCCTCGCTCGACCTGTGCGTCCCCACGGACGCCCAGGGGCGGTTCCACTTCGCCTCGGTGCCCGCGGGCACGCCGCTCGGGCGGCTGGAAGTGCGCGCGCGCGGCGAGGTGCTCTCGGTGCGGCCCGAGGAGCTGCCCACCGAGGCGGGCGCCCTGCGAATCCGTCTGGCATTGAAGGAGGCATGA
- a CDS encoding phage tail protein, which yields MAEPRQADTPPPEPSGAQPGAREDPLRVYNFKLDINGVSEGHFTACVGLEAKVTALRYREGGAGTVVRRLAGPVAYGDVTLRFGVTTSRALWTWFQDSLQGTPSRKNVSILMTGPDGMTEVFRWNLVDAWPSEWHGPGLDALEQMVAIESLTLVFESLHRGG from the coding sequence GTGGCTGAGCCCAGACAAGCGGACACCCCACCCCCCGAGCCCTCGGGAGCCCAACCGGGCGCGCGGGAGGATCCCCTGCGCGTGTACAACTTCAAGCTGGACATCAACGGGGTGAGCGAAGGCCACTTCACCGCGTGCGTGGGGCTGGAGGCCAAGGTGACCGCGCTGCGCTACCGCGAAGGCGGCGCGGGGACCGTGGTGCGCCGGCTCGCCGGGCCCGTGGCCTATGGGGATGTCACCCTGCGCTTCGGCGTGACCACGTCCCGCGCGCTGTGGACCTGGTTCCAGGACTCGCTCCAGGGCACCCCCAGCCGCAAGAACGTCTCCATCCTCATGACGGGGCCCGACGGGATGACCGAGGTGTTCCGCTGGAACCTGGTGGACGCCTGGCCCTCGGAATGGCACGGCCCGGGCCTGGATGCGCTCGAGCAGATGGTGGCCATCGAGTCCCTCACCCTCGTCTTCGAGTCCCTCCACCGTGGCGGCTGA
- the carA gene encoding glutamine-hydrolyzing carbamoyl-phosphate synthase small subunit: MNRAVLALADGTTFEGRALGASGETVGEVVFNTSMTGYQEILTDPSYVGQIVTMAYPEMGNVGANPGDEESDKPHAVGMVVRNASAQQSNWRAQETLDAYLKRHGITGIEGLDTRRLVRHLRTHGAQMGVISSEAHSAAALVERARTARGMEGLDLATGVSTQKPYLFTTPSPDLLGGTVREAPAHRFDVVAYDYGLKRSMLHFLVDVGCRVKVVPAGTTAEQVLADKPHGVFLANGPGDPAAVVGADKVVAGLLGKVPVFGICLGHQILALALGGRTYKMKFGHRGANQPVKDLLTGKVEITSQNHGFAVDDASVKGKAVVSHINLNDGTVEGLHVPDARAFSVQYHPEASPGPHDARYLFTRFAKLMAGE; this comes from the coding sequence ATGAATCGGGCCGTGCTGGCGCTGGCGGATGGCACCACCTTCGAGGGTCGCGCCCTGGGCGCGTCCGGCGAGACGGTGGGTGAGGTGGTCTTCAACACGTCGATGACCGGCTACCAGGAGATCCTCACGGATCCCTCCTACGTCGGGCAGATCGTCACCATGGCGTACCCGGAGATGGGCAACGTGGGCGCCAACCCCGGGGACGAGGAGTCCGACAAGCCCCACGCGGTGGGCATGGTGGTGCGCAACGCCTCGGCGCAGCAGTCCAACTGGCGCGCCCAGGAGACGCTCGACGCCTACCTCAAGCGCCACGGCATCACCGGCATCGAGGGCCTGGACACGCGCCGGCTCGTGCGCCACCTGCGCACCCACGGCGCCCAGATGGGCGTCATCTCCTCCGAGGCCCACTCGGCCGCCGCCCTGGTGGAGCGCGCCCGGACGGCCCGGGGCATGGAGGGCCTGGACCTGGCCACGGGCGTGTCCACGCAGAAGCCCTACCTCTTCACCACCCCGTCGCCGGACCTGCTCGGCGGCACCGTGCGCGAGGCGCCCGCCCACCGCTTCGACGTGGTGGCCTACGACTACGGCCTCAAGCGCTCCATGCTCCACTTCCTCGTGGACGTGGGCTGCCGGGTGAAGGTGGTCCCCGCCGGCACCACCGCCGAGCAGGTGCTCGCCGACAAGCCCCACGGCGTCTTCCTCGCCAACGGCCCGGGGGATCCGGCGGCCGTGGTGGGCGCGGACAAGGTGGTGGCGGGCCTGCTCGGCAAGGTGCCCGTGTTCGGCATCTGCCTGGGCCACCAGATCCTCGCGCTCGCCCTGGGCGGCCGCACCTACAAGATGAAGTTCGGGCACCGGGGCGCCAACCAGCCGGTGAAGGATCTGCTCACCGGCAAGGTGGAGATCACCTCCCAGAACCACGGCTTCGCCGTGGACGACGCCAGCGTCAAGGGCAAGGCGGTGGTGAGCCACATCAACCTCAACGACGGCACCGTCGAGGGCCTGCACGTGCCCGACGCCCGGGCCTTCAGCGTCCAGTACCACCCGGAGGCCTCCCCGGGCCCCCACGACGCGCGCTACCTCTTCACCCGCTTCGCGAAGCTGATGGCCGGAGAGTAG
- a CDS encoding phage baseplate assembly protein V translates to MTSLHGLPEPRIEVEGLRLDAEALRGLESVRVHQALSLPAGCELVFAAPRQPGALQRLAPGAALRVSLGAWREPLFEGEVTAVDSVHAASGTCQLRVRGQEVMHRLRERQPVRAHVQVTVEDLARELVADLGLSVEASEAGPRGQHLIQHGQSDLEWLVDQSERWGLWWVLDGRVLRLLSLEGHGEALPLRWGESLVEASVEARGPSACRAVASAGWNASRGEVYTARAGDAGSGPGRTLVEGRTESAAHAEARARAEWAYQRARERVLTGVARGDPRLRPGTRVDLQGVLPGAEGRYVLTTVTHTLDARHGFLSEVSSAPPPRRARTRASPVVPGVVSRVDDPEGLGRVRVSLSTCGEVETDWMQVLCLGAGAGKGLVVLPDVGDHVLLLLAEEDPACGVVMGGLYGPHAPPDAGVTGTAVRRFNLLTPEGLKLRFNDETRTLRVEDTRGSYLQLSPGVVRLHAETALEIEAPGQPLRIEAARIDFRRRD, encoded by the coding sequence ATGACGTCTCTCCACGGCCTGCCCGAGCCGCGCATCGAGGTGGAGGGCCTGCGCCTGGACGCCGAGGCCCTGCGCGGCTTGGAGTCGGTGCGCGTCCACCAGGCCCTGTCCCTGCCCGCCGGGTGCGAGCTCGTCTTCGCCGCGCCAAGACAACCCGGGGCCCTCCAACGCCTGGCGCCGGGGGCCGCGCTGCGGGTGTCGCTCGGGGCGTGGCGCGAGCCGCTCTTCGAGGGCGAGGTGACGGCGGTGGACTCCGTGCACGCGGCCTCGGGGACGTGCCAGCTCCGGGTGCGGGGACAGGAGGTGATGCACCGGCTGCGCGAGCGGCAACCCGTGCGCGCGCACGTGCAGGTGACGGTGGAGGACCTGGCGCGGGAGCTGGTGGCGGACCTGGGCCTGAGTGTCGAGGCCTCGGAGGCCGGACCGCGCGGCCAGCACCTCATCCAGCACGGCCAATCGGACCTCGAGTGGCTGGTGGACCAGAGCGAGCGTTGGGGCCTGTGGTGGGTGCTCGACGGGCGCGTGCTGCGGCTGCTGTCGCTCGAGGGCCACGGAGAGGCGCTGCCCCTGCGCTGGGGCGAGTCGCTGGTGGAGGCGAGCGTGGAGGCGCGGGGCCCGTCCGCGTGCCGCGCGGTGGCGTCGGCCGGGTGGAACGCCTCGCGGGGGGAGGTGTACACGGCCCGCGCGGGAGACGCCGGGAGCGGACCCGGGCGCACGCTCGTGGAGGGGCGCACGGAGAGCGCCGCGCACGCCGAGGCCCGGGCCCGGGCGGAGTGGGCCTACCAACGGGCGCGCGAGCGCGTGCTCACGGGGGTGGCGCGGGGCGATCCCCGGTTGCGTCCCGGGACGCGCGTGGATCTCCAGGGTGTCCTGCCGGGCGCGGAGGGCCGCTACGTGCTCACCACCGTCACCCACACGCTGGATGCACGCCACGGATTCCTGAGCGAGGTGTCCTCCGCGCCACCGCCCCGGCGGGCCCGGACGCGCGCCTCGCCCGTGGTGCCCGGCGTGGTGAGCCGGGTGGATGATCCGGAGGGCCTGGGCCGGGTGCGTGTCTCGCTGTCCACCTGCGGCGAGGTGGAGACGGACTGGATGCAGGTGCTCTGCCTGGGCGCGGGCGCGGGCAAGGGCCTGGTGGTGCTGCCGGACGTGGGCGACCACGTGCTGCTCCTGCTCGCGGAGGAAGACCCCGCCTGCGGCGTGGTGATGGGCGGCCTGTACGGGCCCCACGCGCCGCCGGACGCGGGCGTGACGGGCACGGCGGTGCGCCGCTTCAACCTGCTCACCCCGGAGGGCCTCAAGCTGCGCTTCAACGACGAGACGCGCACCCTGCGCGTGGAGGACACGCGCGGCAGCTACCTCCAGTTGTCCCCCGGAGTCGTCCGGCTGCACGCCGAGACGGCGCTCGAGATCGAGGCCCCGGGCCAGCCCCTGCGGATCGAGGCGGCCCGCATCGACTTCCGGAGGAGGGACTGA
- a CDS encoding phage tail sheath C-terminal domain-containing protein: MATTYLTPGIYVEEVSRGPKPLEAGGTSTAGFVGRAPDLSAHLHEAVAIHHWSHFVKEFCQTKEPQSTPLSLAVHGFFQNGGRRCFVVNIGDSPSLVGGGGTRRGGLDVLREVDEVAIVAAPGFTDPSAYNALLTHAEQMQQRVAVLDAPEDATVEQLCQVGAVNRERTEAGAPDATPRRAPGVRARDSKYGAYYTPWVSLYDPFDPRKLVNAPPSGHVAGIYARVDGTRGVHKPPANEQVRAAEGLAVSLTREELGVLNQSGVNCIRFFPQEGIKVWGARTLSSDPEWRYLNVRRLFCMVEEAIARGTRWVVFEPNDLTLRRSVVRDVGAFLRRLWRDGALVGRTEQEAFFVQCDEETNPPEVVDAGQLVALIGLAPVKPAEFIIFRIGQYAGGVAQEEASRG, translated from the coding sequence GTGGCGACGACCTATCTGACCCCGGGCATCTATGTGGAGGAGGTCTCCCGGGGACCCAAGCCCCTGGAGGCCGGGGGCACGAGCACCGCGGGCTTCGTGGGCCGCGCGCCGGACCTCTCGGCGCACCTGCACGAGGCGGTGGCCATCCATCACTGGTCCCACTTCGTGAAGGAGTTCTGCCAGACGAAGGAGCCCCAGAGCACGCCCCTGTCGCTCGCGGTGCATGGCTTCTTCCAGAACGGCGGGCGGCGCTGCTTCGTCGTCAACATCGGGGACAGCCCCAGCCTCGTGGGGGGCGGGGGTACGCGCCGGGGCGGACTGGACGTGCTGCGCGAGGTGGACGAGGTGGCCATCGTCGCGGCGCCCGGCTTCACGGATCCCAGCGCCTACAATGCCTTGCTCACCCACGCCGAGCAGATGCAGCAGCGCGTGGCCGTGCTGGACGCGCCCGAGGACGCCACCGTCGAGCAGCTGTGCCAGGTGGGCGCGGTCAACCGGGAGCGGACCGAGGCCGGTGCGCCGGACGCCACTCCCCGCCGCGCGCCGGGCGTCCGGGCCCGGGACTCGAAATACGGCGCGTACTACACGCCCTGGGTGTCGCTGTATGACCCGTTCGATCCCCGGAAGCTGGTGAACGCGCCGCCCTCCGGACACGTGGCGGGCATCTACGCCCGGGTGGATGGGACGCGGGGCGTGCACAAGCCCCCGGCCAACGAGCAGGTGCGCGCCGCGGAGGGCCTCGCCGTGTCCCTGACGCGCGAGGAGCTGGGGGTGCTCAACCAGAGCGGCGTCAACTGCATCCGTTTCTTCCCCCAGGAGGGCATCAAGGTGTGGGGGGCGCGCACGCTCTCGAGCGATCCCGAGTGGCGCTACCTCAACGTGCGCCGCCTCTTCTGCATGGTGGAGGAGGCGATCGCCCGGGGCACGCGCTGGGTGGTGTTCGAGCCGAACGATCTCACGCTGCGCCGCTCGGTGGTGCGCGACGTGGGCGCCTTCCTGCGGCGGCTGTGGCGCGACGGCGCCCTGGTGGGGCGCACCGAGCAGGAGGCGTTCTTCGTCCAGTGCGACGAGGAGACCAACCCCCCCGAGGTCGTGGACGCGGGGCAACTGGTGGCGCTGATCGGCCTGGCGCCGGTGAAGCCCGCCGAATTCATCATCTTCCGCATCGGCCAGTACGCGGGCGGTGTGGCGCAAGAGGAGGCGAGCCGTGGCTGA
- a CDS encoding GPW/gp25 family protein, whose protein sequence is MSAPRSRAWCFPHPDLDAGDGGPLGLRLSASGGIALARDEAAVRQGVLLLLSTVPGERVMRPDYGCELYRLAFAPNDDTTAGLAIHYVRRALERWEPRIDRLHVEAWRDADDARRLDLFLEYRVRATQRPDRVSLGLHLAGGTL, encoded by the coding sequence ATGAGCGCGCCCCGCTCCCGCGCCTGGTGCTTCCCCCACCCGGACCTGGACGCCGGGGACGGGGGACCCCTGGGCCTGCGCCTGTCGGCCTCGGGCGGCATCGCCCTGGCGCGGGACGAGGCCGCGGTGCGCCAGGGGGTACTGCTGCTGCTGTCCACCGTGCCCGGCGAGCGCGTCATGCGCCCGGACTATGGCTGCGAGCTGTACCGGCTCGCCTTCGCGCCCAACGACGACACCACCGCCGGGCTCGCCATCCACTATGTGCGCCGCGCCCTGGAGCGCTGGGAGCCCCGGATCGATCGGCTCCACGTGGAGGCCTGGCGCGATGCCGACGACGCCCGCCGGCTCGACCTCTTCCTGGAGTACCGCGTGCGCGCCACCCAGCGCCCGGACCGGGTGTCGCTCGGGCTGCACCTCGCTGGAGGAACCCTCTGA
- a CDS encoding dihydroorotase → MSPGSTLLRRGRVIDPRNGVDGVRDVLVRDGQVVRVSEAPLDVPDAHGVEAEGKWVLPGFIDLHVHLREPGEEGKETILTGCRSAVAGGFTAVVAMPNTKPVNDSVLVTEYVKAKAREADLCRVYVAGAITKGLQGEEMAEMGALVAAGCVCITDDGRPVMNAGLMRRALQYATQFDLPVMVHEEDLTLSGKGVMHEGRTSTRLGLIGIPPSAEVAMVARDLVLLEETRGRLHVAHVSCEGSVRLLREAKRRGLRVTAEATPHHFTLEDEAVGDYDTHARMNPPLRTRRDVEAVREALADGTIDAIATDHAPHGVLEKQVEFDKAWNGVVGLETALGLTLGAVREGALSLSRAVALLTDGPARAFGLPGGHLAPGAPADITVVEPDVEWTVDATRFFSRSRNTPFHGRRLTGRVTQTWVGGRLVFENGQMKESR, encoded by the coding sequence GTGAGCCCTGGGAGCACGCTGCTGCGCCGCGGACGGGTGATCGATCCGCGCAATGGGGTGGATGGCGTGCGCGACGTGCTCGTGCGCGACGGCCAGGTGGTGCGGGTGTCCGAGGCGCCCCTGGACGTGCCGGACGCCCACGGGGTGGAGGCCGAGGGCAAGTGGGTGCTGCCGGGCTTCATCGACCTGCACGTGCACCTGCGCGAGCCGGGCGAGGAAGGCAAGGAGACCATCCTCACCGGGTGCCGCTCGGCGGTGGCCGGCGGCTTCACGGCCGTGGTGGCCATGCCCAACACCAAGCCCGTCAACGACAGCGTGCTCGTCACCGAGTACGTGAAGGCTAAGGCGCGCGAGGCGGACCTGTGCCGGGTGTACGTGGCGGGCGCCATCACCAAGGGCCTGCAGGGCGAGGAGATGGCGGAGATGGGCGCGCTCGTGGCCGCCGGCTGCGTGTGCATCACCGATGACGGCCGCCCCGTGATGAACGCGGGCCTCATGCGCCGCGCGCTCCAGTACGCCACCCAGTTCGACCTGCCCGTCATGGTCCACGAGGAGGACCTGACGCTCTCCGGCAAGGGCGTCATGCACGAGGGCCGCACCTCCACGCGCCTGGGGCTCATCGGGATTCCCCCCTCGGCCGAGGTGGCCATGGTGGCGCGCGACCTCGTCCTCCTGGAGGAGACGCGGGGAAGGCTGCACGTGGCCCACGTGTCGTGCGAGGGCAGCGTGCGCCTCCTGCGCGAGGCCAAACGCCGGGGCCTGCGCGTGACGGCCGAGGCGACGCCGCACCACTTCACCCTCGAGGACGAGGCGGTGGGCGACTACGACACCCACGCGCGCATGAATCCGCCCCTGCGCACCCGCCGGGACGTGGAGGCCGTGCGCGAGGCGCTCGCCGACGGGACGATCGACGCCATCGCCACCGACCACGCCCCCCACGGCGTGCTGGAGAAGCAGGTGGAGTTCGACAAGGCGTGGAATGGCGTGGTGGGACTGGAGACCGCCCTGGGGCTCACCCTGGGCGCGGTGCGCGAGGGGGCGCTGAGCCTCTCCCGGGCCGTGGCCCTGCTCACGGACGGGCCCGCGCGGGCATTCGGGCTGCCAGGCGGTCACCTGGCTCCCGGGGCTCCAGCGGACATCACGGTGGTGGAGCCGGACGTGGAGTGGACGGTGGATGCGACGCGGTTCTTCTCGCGCAGCCGCAACACCCCCTTCCATGGCCGGCGTCTGACGGGCCGGGTCACCCAGACATGGGTCGGCGGTCGGCTCGTCTTCGAGAACGGGCAGATGAAGGAGTCCAGGTGA
- a CDS encoding aspartate carbamoyltransferase catalytic subunit — MKHLLGIEGLTRADIESVLRRAEAHLHGAPDASHVLRGKVVANLFFEDSTRTRTSFEMAAHALGAEVLNWTTAGSSVSKGETLLDTVRNIEATGPVALVIRHRSSGAPHLAARHVRCAVINAGDGTHEHPSQALLDAFTLQRRWGEVEGRTVLIIGDILHSRVARSNLHCLKALGARVVLCAPPTLLPAGIEALGAEVTWRLDDVLPQADAVMCLRVQSERQGESFFPSAREFSRLFGLNAARAERLKPGALVLHPGPMNRGVEIAPAVADGPHSVILDQVAHGVAIRRAILEEVCQ; from the coding sequence ATGAAACACCTGTTGGGAATCGAAGGCCTCACGCGCGCCGACATCGAGTCCGTGCTCCGCCGTGCCGAGGCCCACCTGCACGGTGCCCCCGACGCCTCGCACGTGCTGCGGGGCAAGGTGGTGGCCAACCTCTTCTTCGAGGACTCCACGCGCACCCGCACCTCCTTCGAGATGGCCGCCCACGCCCTGGGCGCCGAGGTGCTCAACTGGACGACGGCGGGCTCCTCCGTCTCCAAGGGCGAGACGCTGCTGGACACCGTTCGCAACATCGAGGCCACTGGCCCCGTGGCGCTCGTCATCCGCCACCGCTCCTCGGGCGCGCCCCACCTGGCGGCCCGGCACGTGCGCTGCGCCGTCATCAACGCCGGGGACGGCACCCACGAGCACCCCTCGCAGGCCCTGCTGGACGCCTTCACCCTTCAGCGGCGCTGGGGGGAGGTGGAGGGCCGCACGGTGCTCATCATCGGCGACATCCTCCACAGCCGCGTGGCGCGCTCCAACCTGCACTGCCTGAAGGCGCTCGGCGCGCGGGTGGTGCTCTGCGCTCCCCCCACGCTCCTGCCCGCGGGCATCGAAGCCCTGGGCGCCGAGGTGACGTGGCGCCTGGATGACGTGCTGCCCCAGGCGGACGCCGTCATGTGCCTGCGCGTGCAGTCCGAGCGCCAGGGCGAGAGCTTCTTTCCCTCGGCGCGCGAGTTCTCGCGCCTGTTCGGCCTCAACGCCGCCCGCGCCGAGCGCCTCAAGCCCGGGGCGCTCGTCCTGCACCCCGGCCCCATGAACCGCGGGGTGGAGATCGCCCCCGCCGTGGCCGACGGCCCCCACAGCGTCATCCTGGATCAGGTGGCGCACGGGGTGGCCATCCGCCGCGCCATCCTCGAGGAGGTGTGCCAGTGA